The Triplophysa dalaica isolate WHDGS20190420 chromosome 5, ASM1584641v1, whole genome shotgun sequence genome window below encodes:
- the si:dkey-261e22.4 gene encoding overexpressed in colon carcinoma 1 protein homolog: MGCGNSTPTITAAGPAESVKDIQDDSSGDAEKRQNYGGVYVGIPADLSNVAPGQIPSTLKGEIKTLPGFAYYYHL; encoded by the exons ATGGGCTGTGGTAATTCAACACCTACCATCACTGCTGCAG GTCCAGCTGAATCGGTCAAAGATAT ACAAGATGATTCATCTGGAGATGCGGAGAAGAGGCAAAACTATGGTGGAGTTTATGTGGGCATACCTGCAGACCTCAGTAATGTGGCTCCCGGCCAGATACCTTCTACACTCAAGGGTGAGATAAAGACTTTGCCTGGATTTGCTTATTATTATCATCTATAG